In a single window of the Streptacidiphilus sp. P02-A3a genome:
- a CDS encoding 3-hydroxyacyl-CoA dehydrogenase family protein, which yields MTEHTPQLFPVVAVVGLGTMGAGIAEITARSGREVIGIELDAAAARAARLRIEESTAHSVERGRMSADERSALLGRIGFGHDLGAAARAALVVEEIPERLELKRELFAELDRICPPETVLATGTTALSVTRIAAATQRPERVVGLHFFNPAPVMELVEVVRTVLTTGAAAESAAEFARSLGKSPVSVGDRPGFIVNGLLFAYLNQAAAMFESRYATREDIDAAMRLGCGLPMGPLALLDLIGIDTARTVLEAMYAQSHDRLHAPAPVLGQLSAAGLLGRKSGRGFYTYAAPGSSRVVPDPDRAAAERVTGRQVREVGVCGSGTMATGIAEVFAKAGYPVLLVARSQEKADRARAALAKSLDRMVGKGRLSEADRDAALGRVSASGSLEDLASADLVLEAVAEDLAVKQELFASLDKICKPGAVLATTTSSLPVIRCATATGRPRDVVGMHFFNPAPAMKLVEVVSTVLTAEDVTATVLELCQAVRKHPVVCGDRAGFIVNALLFPYLNDAVRMIEEHYASVDDVDTAIRLGCGYPMGPFALLDVVGLDVSLTIEKVLHAEFREPGLAPAPLLEHLVAAGCLGRKSGRGFRDHARR from the coding sequence ATGACTGAGCACACCCCTCAGCTCTTCCCCGTCGTCGCCGTCGTCGGCCTGGGCACCATGGGTGCCGGTATCGCCGAGATCACCGCCCGCAGCGGGCGCGAGGTGATCGGCATCGAGCTGGACGCCGCCGCCGCTCGGGCCGCGCGGCTGCGGATCGAGGAGTCCACCGCCCATTCGGTCGAACGCGGCCGGATGAGCGCGGACGAGCGGTCCGCGCTGCTGGGCCGGATCGGCTTCGGCCACGACCTGGGCGCGGCGGCCCGGGCGGCCCTGGTGGTCGAGGAGATCCCGGAGCGGCTGGAGCTCAAGCGCGAGCTGTTCGCCGAACTGGACCGGATCTGCCCGCCGGAGACGGTGCTGGCGACCGGGACCACAGCGCTGTCGGTGACCCGGATCGCCGCCGCCACCCAGCGCCCGGAGCGGGTGGTCGGCCTGCACTTCTTCAACCCGGCGCCGGTGATGGAGCTGGTCGAGGTGGTCCGCACGGTGCTGACCACCGGGGCGGCGGCCGAGTCGGCGGCGGAGTTCGCCCGCTCGCTCGGCAAGTCGCCGGTGTCGGTCGGCGACCGGCCCGGGTTCATCGTCAACGGGCTGCTGTTCGCGTACCTGAACCAGGCCGCGGCGATGTTCGAGTCCCGTTACGCCACCCGGGAGGACATCGACGCGGCCATGCGGCTCGGCTGCGGCCTGCCGATGGGGCCGCTGGCGCTGCTGGACCTGATCGGCATCGACACCGCGCGGACGGTGCTGGAGGCGATGTACGCCCAGTCGCACGACCGGCTGCACGCGCCCGCGCCGGTGCTGGGCCAGCTGTCGGCGGCGGGGCTGCTGGGCCGCAAGAGCGGGCGCGGGTTCTACACGTACGCCGCGCCCGGCTCCTCCCGGGTGGTGCCGGACCCGGACCGGGCCGCCGCCGAACGGGTGACCGGGCGCCAGGTGCGCGAGGTCGGCGTGTGCGGCTCGGGCACCATGGCCACCGGCATCGCCGAGGTGTTCGCCAAGGCCGGGTACCCGGTGCTGCTGGTCGCCCGCAGCCAGGAGAAGGCGGACCGGGCCCGGGCCGCGCTGGCGAAGTCGCTGGACCGGATGGTCGGCAAGGGCCGGCTCAGCGAGGCGGACCGGGACGCGGCACTGGGACGGGTCAGCGCCTCCGGATCGCTGGAGGACCTGGCCTCGGCCGACCTGGTGCTGGAGGCCGTGGCCGAGGACCTGGCGGTGAAGCAGGAGCTGTTCGCCTCGCTGGACAAGATCTGCAAGCCCGGCGCGGTGCTCGCGACCACCACCTCCAGCCTGCCGGTGATCCGCTGCGCGACCGCGACCGGCCGCCCGCGGGACGTGGTCGGCATGCACTTCTTCAACCCGGCCCCGGCGATGAAGCTGGTCGAGGTGGTCAGCACGGTGCTGACCGCCGAGGACGTCACCGCGACCGTGCTGGAGCTCTGCCAGGCGGTCCGCAAGCACCCGGTGGTCTGCGGCGACCGGGCCGGGTTCATCGTGAACGCGCTGCTGTTCCCGTACCTGAACGACGCGGTGCGGATGATCGAGGAGCACTACGCCTCGGTGGACGACGTGGACACCGCGATCCGGCTCGGCTGCGGCTACCCGATGGGCCCGTTCG